The sequence CTGCGGGTAATCGGCGAGGCGATCGAGGGAGTCCCGCAGCGAGGCCGGATCGCCGCTGTCGGTCACGAGAATGTCCGCACCGGCTCGAGCAAGATACTCAATGGCTGCGAGCTGCCCGCCGAAGCGACCTAACCCGAGCGCACAGATCCGTTTCCCCTCCCAATCCACGTTCGCTGCTCTCCGCGGGAATACTGTTGATTGTTCTTCAAGATTGCTATTCTACACCCGTTCCCACGCACATCTTACAGCTCGGTACGACTGATCACAAAGTCGGGCGCTCCCGTTCTCCTCATTTCGTCGTGTCGATTAGAAGACAAGCTCATGTCGTTGCCGAATCTGCCGCAGATCGTTCTCAAGCCGCAGCGCGCTCAGCCGTTCTATTCCGGGCACCCCTGGGTCTTCGCCGGCGCCATCGCCGAGATCCCCGACGGACTCGAAGTCGGCGACGAAGTTCTGCTCGTCTCCCGCGAAGGGAAGGGGATTGCCCGCGGGCTTTACAACGCCGAAAGCCAGATCCGCGTGCGGCTCTACTCGTGGAATATCGACCAGCCACTCGATGAGCAGTTCTGGAAGGACCGAATCCGAGCCGCCGTTGCTCTCCGCCGTCAGCTGTTTCCCGATGAGAACTCGTTCCGCGCCTGCCGCATGGTCTTCAGTGAAGCCGACGGCCTGTCGGGGCTCGTTGTCGATCGGTTCGGCGACTGGCTCAGCGTTCAAATGACGAGTCAGGCTCTGGCGACTCGCAAAGACATCTTCGTCAAGGAACTCGACGATCAGCTCGACCCGCTTGGAATCTACCTGCGAACCGAGAAAGGCATGACGGCTGCCGAAGGGTTGATCCTGCAGGATGGCTCGCTGCTGGGTGATCCACCTCCCTCGCCGCTGTTCATCGTCGAGAACGATATCGACTACAACATCAACCTGCAGGAAGGTCAGAAGACCGGCTTCTACTACGACCAGCGAAACAACCGCCGGGCGGCGGCCCGTTATCTGCAGGGAGACATTCTCGACGTCTGCTGCTACACCGGGGGGTTCACCTTCAATGCCCTGAAGCATGGTCGCGCGACGCACGTCACGGGAGTCGATTCCTCGGCAGCCGCACTCCAGCTGGCCGAAGAGAACGCACGTCTCAACGAACTGAGCGACCGTTGTGAATTTGTCGAAGCCGACTCTCTGAAGTATCTGACGTCGGGCAACAAAACATACGACGGCATCATTCTCGATCCGCCAAAGTTCGCCCGCAGCCGCCGGGGCATTGACCGGGCTCTCAAAGCCTACTTCAAGTGGAACGTCGCGGCTCTGCGACGCCTCAACCCGGGTGGAATTCTCGTCACCTGCAGCTGTTCGGGGCTGGTGTCTCACGACGAGTTCCTCGATACGCTCCGTTCAGCCGCTGTGGAGTCGGGCCGCTTCCTCCGCATCCTCGAAGATCGCGGCCAGGCTCCGGACCATCCGGTCAACGTCTTCTGCCCTGAGAGTGCTTACCTGAAGTGTCTGATCTGCGTGGTGGAATGATGCCCGAGATTCCTGAAGCAACGAGTGGACGACCGCGAAAGCGGATCGGGCCGACAGTCTGCCTGGGAATCCTGACCATCTTCACCGCCACAATCGCAGCCGGCAGCCTCGAGTATCCACGGTTCGCGCTCGCATTTTCAGTCCTGGCGCTCCTCTCGCTGCTCGCAATCTGGATTCGGGCTGGCTGGATCGTTGTCCTGACAATTTCAGGCGGTCTGATTGGCTACTTCGATCTGGCCCCCATGCTGAAGGGCGAACCGCTGCAGTCCATCTACTATCTTCGCGCAGTCACAATCGCAACCGGGACACTCTGTGGCTTTCTGATGGGAGTGCTGATTGAAATCTGTTCCCGGAGAATACGCACTGAGAAATAGCTGCCGCCGTGATCATTCCGTCTCCTCCGCACGCTTGCCATCCGCTCTCCCAGAAGGCGGCAATCGCTTCTTACAGCATTCTGAGACTCGGGAGATATCACACCACTTTCTTGCTGCACATATTTCAACGAGACAGTAGTCTGAAGAATCGGCAAGAATTTTCGACCGCCTGTCGATTTCGATCCGGGCCGATCGTCTACTGAGTGTTGACCTCAATACTTCTCTTCAGGGAGTTCTGCGATGAATCCGCGTACGATCTGTCTTTCGACAATGCTTCTGTTCCTGCTGGCCGGAACTCTGCTCGCCGAGGAAACGCCTCAACTCCCGCAGCCGGCTGAGGAGCATCAGTGGTTGAAGAAGTTTGAAGGGACCTGGAAGACTCAGGCCAAAGCGGAAGCCGGGCCGAATATGCCAGCGATGGAATGCTCGGGCACGATCAAATCGCAGATGCTGGGCGGCTTCTGGGTGCTGAACGAGATGATCAGCGAAGCGGGCGGCATGACGTGCCGCGGCGTCCAGACGATCGGCTACGATCCGGAAAAGAAGAAGTTCGTCGGCACCTGGGTCGATTCGATGACCAACCACATGTGGCAGTATGAAGGAACGTTGAACGAATCGGGGACGACGCTGACACTCTCCGCCGAAGGGCCCAAC is a genomic window of Rubinisphaera margarita containing:
- a CDS encoding class I SAM-dependent rRNA methyltransferase: MSLPNLPQIVLKPQRAQPFYSGHPWVFAGAIAEIPDGLEVGDEVLLVSREGKGIARGLYNAESQIRVRLYSWNIDQPLDEQFWKDRIRAAVALRRQLFPDENSFRACRMVFSEADGLSGLVVDRFGDWLSVQMTSQALATRKDIFVKELDDQLDPLGIYLRTEKGMTAAEGLILQDGSLLGDPPPSPLFIVENDIDYNINLQEGQKTGFYYDQRNNRRAAARYLQGDILDVCCYTGGFTFNALKHGRATHVTGVDSSAAALQLAEENARLNELSDRCEFVEADSLKYLTSGNKTYDGIILDPPKFARSRRGIDRALKAYFKWNVAALRRLNPGGILVTCSCSGLVSHDEFLDTLRSAAVESGRFLRILEDRGQAPDHPVNVFCPESAYLKCLICVVE
- a CDS encoding DUF1579 domain-containing protein; its protein translation is MNPRTICLSTMLLFLLAGTLLAEETPQLPQPAEEHQWLKKFEGTWKTQAKAEAGPNMPAMECSGTIKSQMLGGFWVLNEMISEAGGMTCRGVQTIGYDPEKKKFVGTWVDSMTNHMWQYEGTLNESGTTLTLSAEGPNIMAGGEMMQFQDIYEFKSDDEVLISSRMLGKDGQWITFMQGTGQRVK